A DNA window from Cutaneotrichosporon cavernicola HIS019 DNA, chromosome: 2 contains the following coding sequences:
- the TUB1 gene encoding uncharacterized protein (Tubulin is the major constituent of microtubules. It binds two moles of GTP, one at an exchangeable site on the beta chain and one at a non-exchangeable site on the alpha chain): MREVISIHVGQAGVQIGNACWELYTIEHGLSPDGRLMEGSPSHNDDGFSTFFSETGNGKHVPRSLYVDLEPNVIDEVRTGTYRSLFHPETMITGKEDAANNYARGHYTIGKELVDSVLEQVRRLADNCSGLQGFFVFHSFGGGTGSGFGALLLERLSTDYGKKSKLEFSVYPAPKMSTSVVEPYNSVLTTHTTLEHSDCSFMVDNEAIYDICRRNLGIASPSFTNLNRLIAQVVSSITASLRFDGSLNVDLNEFQTNLVPFPRIHFPLATYAPVISADKAFHESNSVAEMTISCFESNNQMVKCDPRQGKYMACCLLYRGDVVPKDVNAAVANVRTKRTIQFVDWCPTGFKLGICNEPPALVPGGDLAKVSRSLCMLSNTTSIATAWARLDNKFDLLYSKRAFVHWYVGEGMEEGEFSEAREDLAALEKDYQEVGEESIEDEDDMGGDEY; encoded by the exons ATGCGTGAGGTCATCTCG ATTCACGTCGGCCAGGCCG GTGTCCAGATCGGTAACGCCTGCTGGGAGCTCTACACCATCGAGCACGGTCTGAGC CCCGATGGCCGCCTCATGGAGggctcgccctcgcacaacgacgacggctTCTCGACTTTCTTCTCCGAGACGGGCAACGGCAAACACGTTCCCCGGTCGCTCTAT gtcgacctcgagccTAATGTCATTGACGAGGTCCGCACCGGCACCTACCGCAGCCTTTTCCACCCCGAGACCATGATCACTGGCAAGGAGGACGCCGCGAACAACTACGCCCGTGGCCACTACACCATTGGCAAGGAGCTCGTTGACTCggtcctcgagcaggtccgtcgcctcgccgacaacTGCTCTGGCCTCCAGGGCTTCTTCGTCTTCCACTCGTTCGGCGGTGGTACCGGTTCGGGTTTCGGTgctcttctccttgagcgcctctCGACCGACTACGGCAAGAAGTCGAAGCTCGAGTTCTCGGTCTACCCCGCCCCCAAgatgtcgacctcggtTGTCGAGCCCTACAACTCGGTCCTTACCACCCACACCACTCTTGAGCACTCGGACTGCTCGTTCATGGTCGACAACGAGGC CATCTACGACATCTGCCGCCGCAACCTCGGCATTgcgtcgccctcgttcaccaacctcaaccGCCTGATCGCGCAGGTTGTCTCGTCGATCACCGCGTCGCTTCGCTTCGACGGCTCGCTCAACGTCGACCTTAACGAGTTCCAGACCAACCTCGTCCCCTTCCCCCGTATCCACTTCCCTCTCGCCACCTACGCCCCCGTCATCTCGGCGGACAAGGCCTTCCACGAGTCCAACTCGGTCGCCGAGATGACCATCTCGTGCTTCGAGTCGAACAACCAAATGGTCAAGTGCGACCCCCGCCAGGGCAAGTACATGGCCTGCTGCCTGCTCTACCGTGGCGACGTTGTCCCCAAGGACGTCAACGCGGCAGTCGCCAACGTCCGCACCAAGCGCACCATCCAGTTCGTTGACTGGTGCCCGACCGGTTTCAAGCTCGGTATCTGCAACGAGCCCCCCGCCCTTGTTCCCGGCGGCGACCTTGCCAAGGTTTCGCGCTCGCTCTGCATGCTTTCCAACACGACCTCGATCGCCACCGCTTGGGCTCGTCTCGACAACAAGTTCGACCTCCTCTACTCCAAGCGTGCCTTCGTCCACTGGTATGTGGGCGAGGGTatggaggagggcgagttCAGC GAGGCTCGCGAGGAccttgccgcgctcgagaaggactaccaggaggtcggcgaggagagcatT gaggacgaggacgacatggGAGGGGACGAGTATTAA
- a CDS encoding uncharacterized protein (pinin/SDK/memA/ protein conserved region) yields the protein MDTETSLAANGTSSPEKRPAEEAGQPTKRARTREDQARGRRMFGNILGTLRKFQDEDKSSKRTEAAKRREETSARIAEKLRSEANAHQELGDAERELRTLRIQVDNAGYLLGHREIAMRSRHRTLRSASKYLSTTSTPGSHDGALFPTSPAPVAQRRGGPTPSLYFLPKELLPHQEEQLKQRQESIARTIEDEDDALQRDQRAAKTKAEESERRITELDDKVRQLRAAKDARRGSERERSPAPRARRDSARERERERERPRSRSRSRSRSRHSYSAAPPLDDHMEVEVEY from the exons ATGGACACTGAGACATCACTCGCTGCCAATGGGACAAGTAGCCCCGAAAAGCGACCCGCTGAAGAGGCTGGGCAGCCCACCAA gcggGCACGTACGAGAGAAGACCAGGCGCGGGGGCGGCGCATGTTCGGTAACATTCTCGGCACGCTGCGCAAGTTCCAGGACGAGGATAAGAGCTCAAAGCGGACCGAGGCT gccaagcgccgcgaggagaCGTCGGCGCGTATTGCCGAGAAGTTACGTTCCGAGGCCAACGCACACCAGGAGCTCGGGGATGCTGAACGTGAGCTGCGAACCCTGCGCATACAGGTCGACAACGCGGGATACCTGCTCGGCCACCGCGAGATTGCT ATGCGCTCCCGCCACCGCACACTCCGCTCCGCGTCCAAGTACCTCtccacgacctcgactcCGGGGTCCCACGACGGCGCGCTCTTCCCTACCTCCCCTGCGCCCGTGGCTCAGCGTCGCGGCGGACCCACACCCAGCCTCTACTTCCTGCCCAAGGAGCTGCTTCCGCATCAGGAAGAACAGCTCAAGCAACGGCAGGAGAGTATAGCGCGCACGattgaggacgaggacgacgcgctgcAGCGCGACCAGCGGGCTGCGAAGAccaaggcggaggagagcgagcggcggatcaccgagctcgacgacaaggtgCGCCAGCTGCGGGCGGCCAAGGATGCGCGCCGCGGTAGCGAACGGGAGAGGTCACCGGCGCCCAGGGCGCGCCGTGATAGCGCacgcgagcgtgagcgtgagcggGAGAGGCCACGCAGTCGGTCACGTTCGCGCTCGCGTAGTAGGCACTCGTacagcgccgcgccaccATTAGATGACCATatggaggttgaggttgagtACTAA